A portion of the Natronococcus sp. AD-5 genome contains these proteins:
- a CDS encoding DUF4209 domain-containing protein: MVRLLDSLDRAQGDPEKDIHFALELGQLFNSIERDEDLDEDTQLHLEEMEGEYLLPDLVEYLTDWYGEEEFESAREALSLLEDGIDDAVDNNWLQVATQYHHRLISLKAGLAGHDVSDEIDQVLDYLERNYHSISLQFIISVIEIVFANLDDVSASDADRWEQLIKDIAASHRSANRFDQQREYLRLLRRLKVKCEESTDTVEEQLIDSYRDEADLAATDSDLRKSDILQSGVSECSQYMNDATKREWKQEALQARRRGSQNELTELSLDDLDVDGFGDEDLEEAVFQEMEELTQVYVDWFKGVKETWGSSTYALYCLALSRSPIPDPNRIRLSTEQYVFSELVQRNIISPEAHTYSVDPSDVDTIPSSYSHAAATRMSSLGNALYQLMKEGHLSATDFIALFRIGNSLSPDTEAFITDGLFDLFNDNHVQALFVLVPHLEAVIVDTLESIGRPAYTITEQGTQQQLLGGLFIEGSDLFGSDYAMYLRYRYTSREGTNLRNRLSHGQLRYRNAIYLNSVLTLFDIVKCMICLNISPYLERFTIPNRTLSPSTHYNQPTDLSLFTDLNKQIVGYGRSEDGHSILVLREDRHNEVTELFLDKGRIERYRIDGVGHSREELRTKIDQLREDHPIIPEEINHSWLDRDDLILEAIMEIIEEEIDSDSRSLNKEMLFEKAKTRGIDESRARLSLRLLEEDGVIEQAEDTVSLS; the protein is encoded by the coding sequence ATGGTCAGGTTATTAGATAGTCTTGATAGAGCACAGGGTGATCCTGAGAAGGATATTCATTTTGCCCTCGAGTTAGGGCAACTTTTTAATTCAATTGAACGAGACGAGGATCTGGACGAGGATACACAGTTACATCTTGAGGAGATGGAAGGAGAGTATCTGCTTCCGGACCTCGTTGAGTACCTAACGGACTGGTACGGTGAGGAGGAGTTTGAGTCCGCACGAGAAGCACTATCTCTTTTGGAAGACGGGATTGATGATGCAGTGGACAATAATTGGTTGCAGGTCGCCACGCAATATCATCACCGTCTCATCAGTCTCAAGGCTGGACTCGCAGGCCATGACGTCAGTGACGAAATAGACCAAGTATTGGACTACTTGGAACGCAACTACCACTCTATCTCATTGCAGTTCATTATTTCAGTCATCGAGATTGTATTCGCCAATCTTGATGACGTTTCGGCGTCGGATGCCGACCGCTGGGAACAGCTGATCAAGGATATTGCAGCGTCGCACCGGTCAGCGAACCGGTTTGATCAGCAGCGAGAGTATCTCCGGTTACTTCGTCGGCTGAAAGTCAAGTGTGAGGAGAGTACAGATACTGTGGAGGAGCAGTTGATCGACTCGTACCGAGATGAAGCTGACCTCGCGGCCACCGACAGTGACCTGCGAAAATCCGATATCCTCCAAAGTGGCGTCAGTGAATGCAGCCAGTACATGAATGATGCCACGAAGCGAGAGTGGAAACAAGAGGCACTGCAAGCACGTCGCAGAGGCAGTCAGAATGAACTCACAGAGTTGAGTCTTGATGACCTTGATGTGGATGGATTCGGCGATGAAGACCTTGAGGAGGCAGTCTTTCAAGAAATGGAAGAGCTTACTCAGGTGTACGTCGACTGGTTTAAAGGAGTTAAAGAAACCTGGGGATCGAGCACATACGCCCTCTATTGCTTAGCACTCTCACGTAGTCCTATCCCAGATCCGAATCGTATTCGTCTCTCCACCGAACAGTACGTGTTCTCAGAACTAGTGCAACGCAATATTATCTCACCGGAGGCACATACTTACTCAGTGGATCCATCAGACGTAGATACGATTCCTAGCAGCTATAGTCATGCGGCAGCAACTAGAATGAGTTCACTTGGTAACGCTCTCTATCAATTAATGAAAGAAGGCCATCTCTCGGCCACTGACTTTATCGCCTTATTTCGGATTGGCAACTCATTGTCGCCTGATACTGAGGCATTCATCACTGATGGACTCTTTGACTTATTCAACGACAACCACGTCCAAGCGCTGTTTGTGCTTGTTCCACATCTGGAGGCTGTCATTGTAGACACCTTAGAGTCTATCGGCCGACCGGCATACACAATTACCGAGCAGGGTACACAACAGCAACTACTCGGTGGATTATTCATCGAGGGTAGCGACCTGTTCGGGAGTGACTATGCGATGTATCTACGCTACAGGTATACCAGCCGCGAAGGAACCAACCTTCGGAATCGATTATCCCACGGCCAGTTACGATACAGGAATGCAATCTATCTGAATTCGGTTTTGACCTTGTTCGACATAGTGAAATGTATGATTTGCTTGAACATCTCCCCCTACTTGGAACGATTTACGATACCAAATCGAACCTTGTCGCCATCAACACACTATAACCAGCCAACAGACCTCTCATTGTTCACAGATTTAAATAAGCAAATTGTTGGATATGGCCGATCAGAAGATGGTCATTCCATCTTAGTACTACGTGAGGATCGTCACAATGAGGTTACTGAACTATTTCTTGATAAGGGTCGGATTGAAAGATACCGTATCGATGGTGTTGGTCATTCACGAGAAGAACTACGAACTAAGATTGATCAACTCCGGGAAGATCATCCGATCATTCCCGAGGAAATCAATCATTCCTGGCTTGACCGAGACGACCTAATCTTAGAGGCGATTATGGAAATCATTGAAGAGGAAATAGATTCCGACAGTAGATCACTCAATAAGGAAATGCTCTTTGAGAAGGCTAAGACGCGTGGTATTGACGAAAGTAGAGCACGGCTCTCCCTCCGTCTTTTAGAGGAAGATGGAGTGATTGAGCAGGCGGAAGATACAGTATCCCTTTCTTGA